The Flavobacterium sp. 140616W15 sequence AAAACACATTTTACAATATAATTTGTTTTAATTCATTTATAATATTCATATGTATTTACATGACTTATCTATATTAAACTAAAACAACTTTATTTAAACAATCCTTCTCTATAATCTTTAATTATCTTCGTCTTTTAGCAAAGAAACGTTTCATTAAATCCGAAGCTTCATTTGCCATAACACCACGAACAACAACAGTTTTAGGATGTAGTTGAGTTCCCATTTTTTCGTAACCACGATGTTCGTCACTTGCTCCGAAAACAATTTTCGAAATCTGACTCCAATATAAAGCTCCTGCACACATCTGGCAAGGTTCCAGCGTTACGTAAAGTGTACAGTCTTTTAAATATTTTCCGCCTAAAAAATTAGCAGCAGCAGTTATTGCCTGCATTTCGGCATGAGCCGTAACATCATTTAGTAATTCGGTTAAATTATGGCTTCTTGCAATGACCTTATTATCAATTACTATAATGGCTCCTACAGGAATTTCATCTTTATCAAATGCCATTTCGGCTTCTTGTAAAGCCTTTTTCATAAAATACTCGTCGGTAAAAATATCTATCATAAAACAAAAATACATTTTTAAGAAGTAATTTTTATTACATTTATTTTTTTGATTTTTAAAATTATGCCAACAAAACACAAAATAAGCATTCCTGAGCCTTGCCACGAAAAATGGGATAAAATGATTCCTGCTGAAAACGGGCGTTTTTGTCTTAGTTGTTCTAAAACTGTTATTGATTTCACAACAATGCTACCAGAGGAAGTACAGCATTTTTTTATGGCAAATCAGAACAAAAGTGTTTGTGGCAGATTCAAGAATTCTCAATTAGAAAACATAATAATTCAAATTCCTGCCAAAGTTTTATACAAGCAGACTCAATATCATAGAATGTTTTTATTAGCATTATTTATTGCTATGGGTACCACATTGTTTAGTTGCCAAGATAAAAATGGTGACAAGCAAAAAATAAATAAAATAGAAATAGTTGAAGATTCCTCAACTAAACAAAGTGTTATGGTTGGAGATATTAAAGTTAGTGGTAATGAATCATCCCAAGTTCCACCACCACCACCTCCGCCAAAAGTAGATCATGTAAAATTTGTAAAACCAACTCCTAAAAGTTCTGGTGAAACTACTAAAGACAAAACACAATCTTCAAATCAAGTTAAAAAAGATAATCCTGTATTTACTACAGGAGCGGTAACGCAGACAAATGCAGAATTCCCTGGAGGTATTGACCCATTTTATACCTTTTTTGCTGATGAATTTA is a genomic window containing:
- a CDS encoding nucleoside deaminase — protein: MIDIFTDEYFMKKALQEAEMAFDKDEIPVGAIIVIDNKVIARSHNLTELLNDVTAHAEMQAITAAANFLGGKYLKDCTLYVTLEPCQMCAGALYWSQISKIVFGASDEHRGYEKMGTQLHPKTVVVRGVMANEASDLMKRFFAKRRR